The genomic window GGGAGAAGAAACTCGAGATCCAGGCCAAGCCGGGCGCCCGGCCGGGCCAATTCACCCGGTTCTACACCGAGGTGATCCAGGTGCTCCGGGATGCGGAATCCATCCTGATCTTCGGTCCGGGCCAGGCCAAGGAGGACCTCCGGGCCCACCTCCAGCGCGCCCGGCTCCAGGACAAGGTCCTCGGCGTCGAACCGGCGGAAGCCATGACGGATCCCCAGTTCATGGCCAAGGTCCGGGAACGGTTCCAGCACCCGGGCGGCCACCTGGGGACGGCGTGACGCTGGGTCCGGACGCCGCCCCGGAACCCCCGGGATCCGCCCGGGTGCTGGTGGTGGTGGCGCACCCCGACGACGAGGCGCTCTGGGCGGGCGGGCTCCTGGCGAGCCGGCCCCTGTGGTCGGTGTTCATCCTGGCGCTCTGCCGGGGCGCCGACCCCGACCGGGCGCCGCGCTTCCGCCTGGCGCTGGACGACCTGGGCGCCCAGGGCGCCATGGGCGATCTGGACGACGGGCCCGACCAGGCTCCCCAGGCCGATGAACGGGTCCAGGCGGCCATCCGTGACCTCGCGCCCCCGGGGCCTTTCGACCTGCTGCTGACCCACCACCCGGAAGGCGAATACACCCGGCACCTGCGCCACCTGGAGGTGGCCCTGGGCGTCCGGGCGCTCCTGGGGGAGGGGGCCCTGGCCGCCCCGCGGCTCTGGAACTTCGCCTACTCCGACCAGGGCGGGACCTGCCTGCCGGAGCCCCGCCCCGACGCCAACCTGCTGCTGCCCCTGGACGCCGCGTCCTGGGCGCGGAAGTACGCCCTGATCACCCAGGTCTACGGCTTCGCCCCCGACAGCTGGGAAGCCCGGACCACGCCGCGCATCGAAGCCTTCACCTGCTTCAGGAACGAGGACGACCCCCAGCCATGAGAATCCTGGTGCTCTACAGTTATCCCCCCTCCCCGGGGGGCCTTGCGACCCAGGGGGACCTCCTCTACAAGGGCCTCCTGGAGATCGGCGTGGAGGCCCATGCGTGCAACCTCGACTCGGATCTGGAAAAGGAGTGGTACTACCGCTGGTTCAAGCCCGACTTCGTGGTGGGCGTGGGCTTCTGGGGCGACGTTCCGAAGATCGTCCTCCATCCCCAGCGCTTCGGCATGCGCGCGGTGCCCTGGGTGCTGGCCGACGGCTACGTGGCCAACTTCCGGGAGGTGCTGGACGGCCTGCCCCTGGTGCTCGTGACGTCCGACTGGGTGCGGGAGACCTTCATCCGGGACGGCATCCGCGGGGACCACACCGTGACCCTGCCGGTGGGGTGCGACACGGACGCCTTCATCCCCAGGCCGGCGGAGGATCCCAAGGTGGCCGCGGTGCGGGCGTCCCTCGGCGTTCCGGAAGGCGACCTCCTGGTGCTCACGGTGGGCGGCGACGCCGCCTCCAAGGGCGGCCGGGAGGTGATGGAGGCCCTGGCCATGCTGGGCGGGGAAGTGCCCCCCTGGCGCTACGTGTGCAAGGTGTGGCCCCAGCCCCGCACCACGGTGCAGAACAAGCTGGACCGGCAGCTGGCCAAGGACCTGGGGATCCTGGACCGGGTCAGCTTTCCCACCCACCAGGTATCGCGCAACCTCATGCCCTACCTCCTGGCCGCCTGCGACGTGTACGCGGCCCCGTCCCGCCTGGAGGGCTTCGGCATGCCCCAGGTGGAGTCGGGCGCCTGCGGCAAGCCGGTGATCGGGATCCGGGCCATGGCCATGCTGGACACCCTGGTGCACGGCGAGACGGCCTTCCTGGCCCGGGTGGCCCGGGAGATCCGCATCACCGAGACGGTCATGGGCCCCGAATCGGGCTTCGAGCCCGACCACAAGGTCGTCTTCAACCAGCCGCGGGTCGTCGACTACCGGGCCAGCTCGCCGGACATCGCCGCGTACCTCAAGCTCCTGCTCAACGACCCGGACCTCCGCGCGCGCATGGGCGCCGCGGGGCGGCGCCGGGTTGTGGAACGGTTCGACTACCGGGCCGTGGCCAGACGCCTGGTGGAGATTCTTTCCCAAGGAAGGTGAACCATGGACCCTGCCACCGAAGCCGCCCGCGCCGCCGCGCTGGCCGTCCTGCTCCACAACGCCTCCGGCCCCTACCTCGGACTGCCCCGGACCGCGGGCTGGGGCTACCCTGAGCCCTACACCCGGGACCTCCTCATCGCCGGCCTGGGCAGCCTCGTCTCCGGCAACGCCGAACTGGTCCAGGCCCTGCGCCGGGTGCTGCAGACCCTCGCCCGGAACCAGAGTCCGCGGGGCCAGATGCCGTCGCTGGTGCACGATGCGGAGAACCGCGGGGCGAGCGACACCACCCCGCTCTTCCTCCTGGTGCTGGCCATGTTCCGCAAGGCCACCGGGGACCCCGGCTTCCTGGAGGAGGCCGGCGCCCGGGCCCTCACCTGGATGGACTACCAGACCACCGACGACCGGGAACTCATCGGCCAGCAGCCCACCAGCGACTGGCGCGACGAGCACTGGGTCCTCGGACATGGCCTCTTCGTGAACACCCTGGTGCACGGCTACCTCAGGCTCCTGGGCCTGGACGGCCGGGCCGAGGCGTTGGGCCGGGCGGCCAACGAGGAGGGGGGCGGGGGCTTCACCACCCCCGGCCAGCCCACCTACGCCGTCTGGTACTACAAGGTGCTCCGCGACAAGCGCTGCGACCTCCTCGGCAACAGCCTCGCCATCCTCACGGGCATGGCCGACCGCGCCCGGGCCCGGGAGATGGTGGCCTGGATCGAGGCCCACTGCGAATCCCTGCGCGCCGCCGGGGACCTGGCCCTGGAGCTGCCCCCCTGCTTCTTCCCCTTCGTGGAGCCCTCGGATCCCGACTGGCACCCCCGCTACGAGGCCTTCAACCTGCCCGGCCACTACCACAACGGCGGCGTCTGGCCCTTCGTGTGCGGCTTCTACATCGCCGCCCTGGTGGCCGCCGGGGAGCAGGAATTGGCCGTGCGCAGGCTGGCCGCGCTCACCGCCCTGGTGCAGGTGGCCCGGAACGTCCATCCCCTGCCCAAGGGCGCCTACGGCTTCAACGAGTGGTTCCGCGCCCAGGACGGCGCCCCGTCGGGGGAGGACTGGCAGACCTGGTCCGCATCCATGTACCTCTACGCCGCCGCCTGCGTGGAGAGCGGAACCGCAATGCTTTTCTGATTCATCCTTTCTCGGCGATCCTCGGCTCCTCGGCCACCTCGGCGATACCTTTTTTCTTATATCTTGCGGCGCATTGACTGGATGCGCGGCAGAGGCAGGAAATGAATTTATCGCCGAGGTGGCCGAGGAGCCGAGGATCGCCGGGAAAAGCAGAGCAGGGTCTCCCCGAACCCGGCGGGTTTCCTATCGCTTCAGCGCCGCCAGCAGCTCGTCCAGCGAGACGCTGGCGATGGTGGCGATCCGGTCGCTCATGGCGTAGGGCAGGATCAGGTCCCGCCCGTGCACCAGCGACCCGCAGCTGTAGACCACGTTGGGAACGTAGCCCTCGCGCCCCAGGCCCTGGGGCGTCAGCAGAGGCTCGCGCAATCGGCCGATGACCTTCGTGGGATCCTCGAGGTCCAGCAGGACCGCGCCGATGCAGTACGTGCGCATCGGCCCCACGCCGTGGGTGATCACCAGCCACCCGGCCTCCGTCTCGATGGGCGACCCGCAATTGCCGATCTTCACGGATTCCCACAGTTCCGCCGGCCGCAGGAGCAGCTTGGCGTCGGCCCAGTAGTGCGGATTGTCCGAGAACATGATGAAGAGGTTCTCGTCGTCCTGCCGGCTCAGCATCGCGTAGTTGCCGCCGATGCGCCGGGGGAAGAAGGCCATGCCCTTGTTCTGCACGGCGGTGCCGTTGAGGGTGAGCACCCGGAAGTGGAGGAAGTCCTGGGTCTCGATGAGCTGGGGCAGGATGGCGTGGCCGTTGTAGGCCGTGTAGGTGGCGTAGTACATCACCGACCCGTCGTCCTCCACCAGGCGCACGAACCGCGCGTCCTCGATGCCGTTGCTCTCGTTGGCCGACACCGGGAAGATGACGCGCTCGCACAGGGCCAGCTCGGGCTGGAACCGCAGCTCGTAGTTGGAATCCGCCAGCCACTGGATGCACTTGAGCGTGCTCTCGAGATCGGCCGGCACGGGCCGCGATTCCCGCCGGATGCGCGTGAGGCTCCGGTTGAGCTCCTCGCGGTCGAAGCCCTCTCCCAGCGTCTCCAGGACGGCGGCGGAGTGCCGGTTCTCGAAGCCCATCTCATGGAGCTTCATCATGAACGGGGACTTCCGGTAGCCGGGGTTGGGCTCGATCTCGGGCTGGCTCACCAGGCGGGAGAGGGGATCGGCCTTGATCCCCCCGCCGGGGCCGATGACCCCGCTCCGGAACTCGATGGAGGAAACATGGCCTTCGCCGGTGGCCCGAAGGCTCAGGATGAACCGCAGGGCCCCCTCGGGGAGGCCGCCCTGGTCGGGGTGGGGGACCATGGAGGGATTGAAGAGGGCGGCGGACTCCAGCGCGTACTCGCCCGAGAAGAGGGCCCCGATGAGCAGCTGGCGCTCCCGGGACAGGGGCAGGTCCGTGAAGACGTGGGGCAGCACCTTGCGGTAGTTGGCGAGCAGGTTCGCCTCGATGCCGAAATGCCGCTTCTCGAAGTCCACGAGGATGGCCTCGAGGATGCCGCAGGCCTCCTCCTCGCCCAGGGCGAGGGCCCGTCCGATGATGGTCGTGATGCGCAGGAAGCTGGACGGGATGAAGGGCCTCAGGATCACGCGGGCGCTCCGCGGAAGGTAGGTCACCTTGTGGTTCCGGATGGAGATGGCTGGCATGGAAACCGATCTGCGGCGGGCCGCTCGGAAGAAGGGCGCGGGACGGAGGCCCCAGTGGATGCTGCAACCCTTGGCGGAGGTGCCACTCGGGTTGTGCTGGCGCTGCCCTTCTTCCGGTTCAACCTACAGTCATGCGCGAGCGGGCGCCATCGAATTCGTCCGCCGGCGGGTCCTGCGCCGTTTCCCTCGATTTGGAGGAGGCACTCCATCATCCTGACTGGGAAGGGCCGCGGGGTGGTTGGACCATGTATTCCCAAATGCAAGGTTATGCACCTAGTTAGATAGTGGCACAGGAACTGCACGTAGGAGGGGTCGAGGCATTCCACGCTCGGTGGACGAGCCTTCCGAACCCTTTCTCCAGGCCATGGAGCCCTGCCGGTGCCGAATCCGGCGCCCGGGTGCCGCGGTCGTTCCAGACCCTTGCCCAGGTGAACCCTTGTCCAAGTCGAATCCCTACTTCCTCCCCCTCGCCGGGGCCACGGCCCTGCTGCTGATCCTGGTCGCCCTGGGGTGCGGTTCCGGAAACCGGGACGCCATCCTGGGCGGCCCCGGCGTGGCCGCGATGCTCCCCATGGTCACGGCCATGGCCCCTGCCAGCGGGTCCACGGGCGTCCCCGCCAACCTCCGGATGATCACCCTCCAGTTCAACCAGCCCATCGGCCCCTTCACCGGCGGCGCCACCTTCACCGTGGCCGCGCCGGGCCTGAACCCCGCCGGGACGGTGGCGCTGGACGCCACGGGGCGCCTGGCGACCTTCACCCTGGCCGCCGCGGCGTCCTTCGCGCCGAATGCCACCTACACGGCCACCGTCGCCGGCGTGCGCAGCGCCGCCACGGGCCTGGCGATGCCCTCCCCCTGGTCGGGAACCTTCGACACGGGACCCTACCTGTCCGTGACCCTGCCCAGGGTCGCCTCCACCCTCCCCGCGTCCTCGGCGCCCGCCGGCACCGTCTCCGTGAACGCGGCCTTCACCCAGGACATGGACCCCGCCACCCTGCCCGCGGCGGCCTTCACCGTCACGGCCGCGGGCGCCGCCACGGCGGGTTTGGTGAGCTACTCCGTGGCCACCCGCACCGTGACCTTCGCCCCGTCTGCGCCCCTCCTGCCCGCCACGACCTACACCGCGACCGTCAGCGCCGCCTCCACCAACCTGGCGGGCCTGCACCTGGCCGGCAACACGGCCGCCCTGCCGGCGTCGAGCGACTACGTGTGGTCCTTCACCACCGCCTCGGCCTTCGATGCCGT from Geothrix sp. 21YS21S-2 includes these protein-coding regions:
- a CDS encoding PIG-L deacetylase family protein — protein: MTLGPDAAPEPPGSARVLVVVAHPDDEALWAGGLLASRPLWSVFILALCRGADPDRAPRFRLALDDLGAQGAMGDLDDGPDQAPQADERVQAAIRDLAPPGPFDLLLTHHPEGEYTRHLRHLEVALGVRALLGEGALAAPRLWNFAYSDQGGTCLPEPRPDANLLLPLDAASWARKYALITQVYGFAPDSWEARTTPRIEAFTCFRNEDDPQP
- a CDS encoding glycosyltransferase family 4 protein, coding for MRILVLYSYPPSPGGLATQGDLLYKGLLEIGVEAHACNLDSDLEKEWYYRWFKPDFVVGVGFWGDVPKIVLHPQRFGMRAVPWVLADGYVANFREVLDGLPLVLVTSDWVRETFIRDGIRGDHTVTLPVGCDTDAFIPRPAEDPKVAAVRASLGVPEGDLLVLTVGGDAASKGGREVMEALAMLGGEVPPWRYVCKVWPQPRTTVQNKLDRQLAKDLGILDRVSFPTHQVSRNLMPYLLAACDVYAAPSRLEGFGMPQVESGACGKPVIGIRAMAMLDTLVHGETAFLARVAREIRITETVMGPESGFEPDHKVVFNQPRVVDYRASSPDIAAYLKLLLNDPDLRARMGAAGRRRVVERFDYRAVARRLVEILSQGR
- a CDS encoding glycoside hydrolase 100 family protein, with the protein product MDPATEAARAAALAVLLHNASGPYLGLPRTAGWGYPEPYTRDLLIAGLGSLVSGNAELVQALRRVLQTLARNQSPRGQMPSLVHDAENRGASDTTPLFLLVLAMFRKATGDPGFLEEAGARALTWMDYQTTDDRELIGQQPTSDWRDEHWVLGHGLFVNTLVHGYLRLLGLDGRAEALGRAANEEGGGGFTTPGQPTYAVWYYKVLRDKRCDLLGNSLAILTGMADRARAREMVAWIEAHCESLRAAGDLALELPPCFFPFVEPSDPDWHPRYEAFNLPGHYHNGGVWPFVCGFYIAALVAAGEQELAVRRLAALTALVQVARNVHPLPKGAYGFNEWFRAQDGAPSGEDWQTWSASMYLYAAACVESGTAMLF
- a CDS encoding glycoside hydrolase family 130 protein, whose protein sequence is MPAISIRNHKVTYLPRSARVILRPFIPSSFLRITTIIGRALALGEEEACGILEAILVDFEKRHFGIEANLLANYRKVLPHVFTDLPLSRERQLLIGALFSGEYALESAALFNPSMVPHPDQGGLPEGALRFILSLRATGEGHVSSIEFRSGVIGPGGGIKADPLSRLVSQPEIEPNPGYRKSPFMMKLHEMGFENRHSAAVLETLGEGFDREELNRSLTRIRRESRPVPADLESTLKCIQWLADSNYELRFQPELALCERVIFPVSANESNGIEDARFVRLVEDDGSVMYYATYTAYNGHAILPQLIETQDFLHFRVLTLNGTAVQNKGMAFFPRRIGGNYAMLSRQDDENLFIMFSDNPHYWADAKLLLRPAELWESVKIGNCGSPIETEAGWLVITHGVGPMRTYCIGAVLLDLEDPTKVIGRLREPLLTPQGLGREGYVPNVVYSCGSLVHGRDLILPYAMSDRIATIASVSLDELLAALKR